GCCATGCGCTTCACAACAAAACCATACCAACCAACGTTTTGTGTTTAACTACTTGATTTGGTAGGAACCTTAACTAGCTAGGTTTGTGTATATTGTATTtcaattatttgatttgatgacAATCATGcattaagaaaatgaaaaccCTAACATAAGTTCTACGATGCTTGAGACACTAACGTAACGAGAGGACTAATCGTTGATGCACAAGACATGTCAATGAATGGTTTGTGGGAGCTTTTATGCAAAAAATGACAAATGAATTAACCAAATTCACATCAAAATGAGAGGGAACATGAAACCGTGTAGGTGTGATACTCCATATAGTTAAATGAAGATTTATAAGAATTGATATGCACTATTTATACCAACAAAGTGCATATTTTTTATAGCTCCTATCATAAGAACTTCAAAATTAAACTCGACTtgaagcatttttttttttaatgggtgACCTTAAGTGAATTTTCGAGTGAGGACAAAATGCACTAAAAAGACGTAAGAGTCTGTAGGAGTTTGGAATGTTATAAGTTCAAATCTAATTATTACCAAAATTATTTGCTAATTTAATTACATATCATAAGCATATTACCAATATATATTTCTCTGCTTAAGGTAAAATATTTGGAATATGCATTCCTAtctttttactttaatttgttATTCTCATGGACATATATAGgatttagaaaattaaaattgtcaAATTCTAGTCTTTAAGTAAATCTGATTTGTATAGGTGGATAGATTCAACACTAGTCAAGGTGGGATGAacagctagttgagctaagagttaagGAGCAGGAGGTTCAGCGTTTAAGTCCTgataaaggagaaaaaaaactaacataacattataatactaacaactaacattgcttataaaaaaacactAGTCAAATTTATCGTATACACAaccaatagttagttggttcagtggtgattgatgctgaacttgTATAAAtgatcacagttcgatccccgcaacagCGATCGAAAGGGGTTTGAACCACTTGATATAAAgaaacatttttgttttttcaagaAAATGGGATGTCTTGTTGGGCTTCTAAATTTGGACCTAATTTTAAAATTAGGGTAATGCACTTCTCAATACAAATTCACTTGTTTTTAGCATAAAATTGTGAATCCAGTCGTTTGAACATAGTCTCAAGTTCTCAAATCTACTAGCGAGTTGACATGATTTTGACACCTGAATTTGTAGTCCCTACAAAATTCATGATCTTCAAGTTTAGTCCCtactgcttaaaaaaaaaagtttagtcCCTACAAATTTTTTGCTTTTATGTAGAGATTAAATACAAGCGACTAAAATAActcattttatgtttttagaGTTAAATATGATTAtcgttaaatatgtttttagttcatACATAATCACGttctttaaaatttaatttatattaaactttaatgataattttagtcctccatatataatattattgtttGTAAGAATAGTccttattttttgaaaactttttttaaaaaatgaatatttttagcCCCTCAAATTAGTTcctataaaatgaaaatatgaattaaaagtgaataaaattTTTGTCAGGAATTAATCTTAAAAGCTTGTGATTTTgtaaagattaaaaatatatttaaccataaaataaaattgtatatgAACTAAATTTAATAACTTTAATTCTTATTTTATAGGAACTAAAAGTATATAACTCTTAAATTCAGTATGTATaagtttttaacttatttttaattattttttatgtttgatccCAGGTTAAAAATGACTACAGCTCCTTCtaccaaaattttaaaaataaattatagctCTGCcacatttttttggtttttaacgTTCCGGGTGGAAGGGACTTTGATCACGAGGTAAGTAAAACTTGACCAAAAATTGTTTCCACTAAAAATCGAACTCGGATTCTCCAAACGATTTGTCCTAGAGGGATCATTAACTATTTGAGTCAAATATCTTTGTTAATTAACTCAGCCACATATTAGTTTTTGCCGAAAATAATTATGTTGAACCGCACTAGAATGTGGAAAAGAATTAAAACTCTTGTGAGTTAAGAAACCAACCTACCGAAAAATCGGTGAGAGCATGACATGAATAATATGAATACGAGTGACTAAGAATGAATTGATCCAAGTGATAAAAGTGTCAAGTCTCTTAAATAGGTAGGCATGAGTTCTATTTCTAACACTTACATATAAAAAGAATTTGGTTGGAAGAGTACACACTTTGCTTATTTTCCTCCTCATTAATTTTGGATGCAAATGATGTATGTAAGTTTCACTCTAAATTATGGTTGATGATAATTGACTACTTGTCTCCTGTATATACTGTAATGTAGAAAGAGACATCTTGCTAACCCATTTTATTTTCACGAAAGTCAATTTCAATTGCCTAAAAATGCAAATTATCCATGTTGCGGGGCCTTCTTCGGGTCCTCTGATAGAGAATGTTGTGGTAAAAGTTTGTTGTATGGATACTCAGAGTCTTTTGCTTAATGGATATGATATCATTTAGTCAATGTCTACGCCACCTCTTGATAATTTAAAAGTATTTGTTCAATTACTCTTTATAATTTGGGAGTATTTGTTCAATAACTAATAGAACAAactttttatcaacaaaaaaaaaagttacataagTGGATTTTTATCAACAAACTTTTACTTATTGATTGATGGATAAATACATCCAAATTATCAtggtttattattatttctttgacaaatagGATTGGTATATTTGTTGTATAAGTTGggtatatatgatatgatacaatcaaattacatatttattatttgttgtatAGGTTGGGAATGTTTGGAAAATAGTTTGGGCTTATATTATTGGGCTTTTTGTTATAATTGAGCTTAATAGTTACTTTTACGATATATagtagaaatttattttttgcgcCACCAGAAATTCTCACGCAGCCCTAGAAATTCTGACACACCCCCTGAAACTACCAAAATAATCTCAGCATTTTAGAATATGTGCACTATTCCCACCCTATTATATGAGTGGCAATTTTATTTGACTCAAGTTCAACGTCTGAGTCCCCcatccaaattattttttttggttccGCCATTGATTTGAAGAGCACATAAGACCAGACTTTAGAATGACACACAAAAGATTTCAAAATGACTTAAGAATTTCTATAATCTTGTGtcttaaaacaaatattagaggttgtatcattttcaaaatatactTCATGCATCACCAGATTAAAGATGAGAAGGATTCTCGCCGAGCTATTAGACTAAATAATCTCAaaatttaaatgcaattttagtgctcctatttttatttttttgaagttttggtccTGTTTTAAAAACAAGTTTTTTGGTCCTCCTATTTAAGTCTTTCCTAACTTTTGGTCTCCTATCCTATTTTGGGGTCAATTTTAGTGAGATGACAAAATCAATTGTGACAAGTTAGATGTCACGTGGATGAAACATTATGCGTGACATTAATCTTgcttttaatttctattaattttattaaatattaatttactaATAAAACAATATACTATTATATTAGATTAAATAAACGAAAACTAAATCCCTAATATTAATTCTTCATCATTCCATCATCATGAACGTAAAAAATGCAGTGTGAACCATTcctaataaaatgaaaatttagaaaTGGAGCAGATGAGAGATGAACCAGAGTTTGAAACAGAGAGATGGAGCGATGGATTTCTAAtgtattgttttattaataaaattaatagaaattaaaatcaaGAGTAGTGTCACGTATACTGTTTCATTCATGTGGCATCTGACATGTCACAGCGCACTTTGTCATGTCACTAAAATTGACCTCAAAAATAGGACGAAGGACCAAaagttagaaagaaaaaaaaaactaaaataggagGTCCAAAAAgcttatttttaaaatagggtaaccaaaatttcgaaaaattgaaaatatagaGATTAAAATTCTATTTAAACCTAATATCAAGTACGGTGTTCAGAGAAGTGATTTCCattttattattgataaatGCAGTCGCGGCTTGCTTCTTGGAAAAATATGTTGTTAAACAAACCAGGTTGTCTGACGCTAACTTCATCTGTCCTCACCTCTATCCCCTCCTACTACATGCAGATTGTTTGGCTCCCTCAAGCATTTGTGACATCATTGATCAAATCACTCGTAATTTCATCTATAGAGACTCAAACAACAATGGTATCTTCTTACTGGGATGAAATAAAATTACTCGCCCTAAGCAGTGTGGTAGTTTTGGTGTCCAATCGAGAAGGGAAGCTATATCTTTCTTTTGGAAAAACTTGTCTAGGATATGATGCAATCTTCAAGTAAGATATGATGCAATCTTCAAGTAAGCTTGGAGTTGACCTCTCTAACAAAATATTATTGGGCTAAATTTCCTCCTCTCCGACAACCCTTCTAGTGGCTCCTCAACTCGGTCTTTTATTACTCGAGCAAAAAACATCTCCAAAGATGGTTTCTCTTGGTGTGTGAGTTCGGGATCTTCTTCCTTTTGGTTCACTCCTTGGACCACACTTAGCCTTCATGGAACACTCGTCTCCTATGTCGATAAACATGATCTACATCTCTCGGTAAAATATGTGATTTCCAAGTTATGGATGTGTACGATTGGTTCAGGCTGGGTGTCATAGGTTCACAGGATCTCATTTTCTCGGCTGGTGTCTAGTGGTCTTGGAGACACTGCAACCTAATGTTCCTGAACAATGAGACTTGGTCATTAAGTCGGCTCTCATTTAACATATGAGCTATGATCGAAACATCCATAAGCCGCTTATCCCCAACTTTAATGACGGGGTAGTTGATAGATATATCAAGTGAAACAATAATAACTATCCTGGTGCCATTCTTAATGTGGATGAAAGTTTCCTCGGTTCTCACGTTCGATCTAGATTTGACAGCATTATTAGAAACACCTTCAGTCACTATATTGCAGGCTTCTCAGGCTTCATTCAAGGGTCATTTGACATTTTGTTCGTTGAACTGTATGTTATCTACCAGGGCCTCTTGCTGGTCAAAGATGTGAATATTGATAAACTTGTTTGTTACTCTGATTCTTTACACCGTGTCAACCTCATCAAAGGTCCCAAGTTAAGTACCATATCCATGTTGTGTGGATCCAGAATATAAAGAAGGTGCGCTCTCAAACcaatgtttttctttattacACACTTAAATATGAGAATCAATCTACGGATTTTTTCTCTAAACTTATAGCTTCCTCAAATACCGACTTATTGACTTATGCTTCTCCTCTAAAAGACGTTCGTGATGTTCGCGaaatggaaacttttttttttcttgagtttttctttttgttttatttttatggtgTTCAGATTGATATGCAGATAAGATCATACTTCATATCATTAACAATTAGTAGTACGGTCATGTAATTTATCCTCGATATCTATCCGTTGGACTTGGACCTCACTAGTGTGACTAGACTACGAGTCTCAACTCAATTACTTACTACAATCCAACGTTCGGAATGAAACCGCCAAAAAGAATAAAAGCAACGTGGACCCCGCCAACAACAGCATCAAGTGGACCCCACCTcgaatttcaaaatttcaaattaggAAACTTTACACCCTTCGTTAAACCgaaaaaacaaaatcaccaaAACGGTGCGCATCACCTTCAATCATTTTCATTCAAACATTATcttcctctctttctctctctagagTTCACTcgtgtttttttcttcttgttcgTGTTTCTGTACGTCGTCGTTTTCAGCTAGTCAATTCCGAGAATCTAGGGTTTATACAAAATGACAACTATGGAGAGTTTGATTGGATTAGTCAACAGAATTCAAAGAGCTTGTACTGTACTTGGTGACTATGGAGGTGCTGATGGTAACTCTTTTAATTCTTTATGGGAAGCTCTTCCTTCTGTTGCTGTTGTCGGTGGACAGGTTCGGTATTTCTATTTCAACtcttcaatttcttcttcttgtttcaaTGTTTTCATGTTTTGCTATGGAGAATGGAAAATTCATGAATTTGtattatgtgtttattttagtggttagttaaatatgttttagtcCTTATAAAAATTAAGGCTTTTGAAGTCGTAGCTCATATGGTAGCTATTAGAGACATTATTGGAGGGGTCAGGTTGGAACCTTGGATTCTCCATTTCTCCACACTTATGGTGTGTGAATATAGCTACTAGGCTactgaaccaaaaaaaaaaattaaggcttTTGAAGTTTAGTTACTAATCTTATAGtactaattttgtttaatttttagtCTCTAACACTATTGTGAAAgcagtttttttataaataaaaaataaaaaaatgagagtttttaaaaatttagtccTACTACAAAAGCAAAATAGAACtaaatttgaacaaaatttaTGTAAGGACTAAACTTGAAAAATTGTGAACTTTAGAGGACTAAAAGAatatttaaccatttttttgtgaaatttgagGTGAATTCAGGAAGTGTTCAGTTTTGGAGTGTTTTTGGTAAATcgtaaattttgttttcttggtGGGTGGGGTTTGAATACTTTTCCTTATTgtgttgttattttgtttttgttttttctactTGTTCAGGATTAGATTCTAGCTCAAAATGGGTTTTGGGAAGATATATTTTGTTTCTTAActttgttataacttataagtttaTAGAAACTAAATGGTACagcttttgaaaaaattgagcTGCAGAAGTTGATGAGAATAAATTGTGAGAGTAGCTATTTGTTAGAGTACTCGTGAATACTGCAAGATGATCTTATTTTCTCCAAGGACTTAAAGTTTACCTAATGTGACTATTGGTGTAGTTCTGAACTCTTTATGTCTCATTGTTTCTTGAGTAGAGTAGAGCTCGAGAAAATTGTTCCTGTTAGAGCTTGAGAAAATTTACCGTTTATTGTTGCATTTTTTACAATggtgttttcatttttttggttcTTAGTTGTTGGTTGGAATTTTTCCAGCCTTAATGTTCTTGACATTTGTTTGCTAGGTCGGGGTTTGTAATAAAAGAATCCAATTTTCCGGATGATTCATCCCCCTACCCCATTTTTGTGTATCGGGTTTTCTTAAGTTCTTTTGAAATTTGTGCAGAGTTCAGGGAAGTCTTCAGTTTTGGAAAGCATTGTTGGTCGTGACTTTCTTCCTAGAGGATCAGGTTcgacttttttctttttgacatttttctttcatttattcctcaaattattaattatggtttggcttatgtttgttttttggtGTGAATGAATTGTAGGGATTGTGACAAGGCGTCCATTGGTGTTGCAGCTGCACAAGGTAGAAAGTGGGACACAAGAATATGCCGAGTTTCTTCACCTGCCAAGGAGAAAGTTCACTGATTTTGGTATGACAGTACTGACAGTAACCCTACAAACATATTCCGTAAAATTGTGTGTTTTAACTAATCATAGGATAGCTTATCTTTTCTGGTTGGCTGTAAAAGAATATTAATGTGTGTTAACATATACCGTAAAAATATTGCTCAATATTCTGTGTTTGTAGTGTATAAATTTGAGTATATGTTCTCTCAAAAAAGccaattatttaatttatgttcATGTTGTGCATTTGTACTTTTCTTGTGTCAACATTATTGAGCATTTTTTATTTCACACTTTGTGCTTGATGCCATTTTTTTTAGAAGTCTCGGTTAAAGATTATTAGGTTGAACTCCTGCCACTACAAACCTTTTCTttggttttatattatatatatgcctGTCATggcttcttttttttctctctatgcTGCTCTTAGAAAGCAGTGCTAGAGCATCTCAGTTTGAGTCAGAGTGGCGGCATGGCATCATATCCTATATTCTACAAACCTATAATGAATTGAATTCCCTATTTATATTTCTAGTGTTCATATGATGAAAAATCAAGTGTCTACAACTCATCATTGGCTAGCAATTTGATAACTGTTACACTGCCTATTAActaatttttggattttgtaTTCAATTGACCTTTTTAATGTTTCTGCatcataatatataataatataaatgatGTTAACCACAATCTGGTTTTCCCATTGCAGCCTTGGTCCGCCAGGAAATTGAGGATGAAACCGACCGAGTAACAGGGAAGTCGAAACAGATATCTCCTATTCCTATTCATCTCAGCATCTATTCTGCGAATGGTGCGTTTCATCTGTTATAGTCTCTTTTTTGTGTGAGAGCTTTTAAAGCTAGAGGGTTTGTTgtgtaaattaaaattgatcACATAATATAGATTTGAACTAGTTTCTTCTCTaagttttgttttgaattttgaattgtcTGATGTTTCAATATAGTTAGGGTTATTGTAGTCTTTGTATTTAGTACTAGAAGTACATCGTCTAATTATTTATAGAAATAGGAGCAAAATTGTAGCATTAGGTTAGTGTATTGTATTATATCACATCAAATTCTCTATCATATATTTTCTTGTCAAGAGTCTTTCTCTTTTGTACTCCTTTTTGACTTAAACTCAAATATCAACATCTGAGAACAACAAAACCTGGTTATTTTTAGACCAAATTTGTAGTgtatttattttcaacttcttaCGACTTAAAAACTAATGATATACAGCtattatttatctattttgGTGGTTGTGGACACAATTCATAATTTTGTGACGGATATAAATTTGTAATTACCAAGTGTATTCAGATGTGTATGTGTATTCCTTTGCAGTATGATTATATGATTATATGGCACATAATGAGACTAAAACAGCTGTGACTTAAAgcttcttctttttgttttttgaacaGTTGTCAACCTAACCTTGATTGATTTACCCGGTCTGACTAAAGTGGCTGTAGGTATGATTTGTATTTAACTTCTAATTGCTAATTCAAAGTCGATAAATTATTTGGATGAAATGATTTTTAGATGCTAAATATTCATCTCTTTTTCAGAGGGACAATCTGAGAGTATTGTTCAAGACATTGAAGCTATGGTCCGATCTTATGTTGAGAAGGTAAAATAACTTCAGTATAAATTGTACATTTATTCGTGTGATTGCAATCAGTTTGCTTGTCTTTAATCCCTATTGGATTACAGAACTTTTGGATTTAAGCATTTTCTATTGTTGGATATGCTGATGAGTTCTCTCAATGACTCATTGAACTTAGCTTCTTGCCCTGACCTAAGACATCCCTGGCCCTAAATTTCTTGCACCGGAATAGGAAACAGTGGTGAATAGTGCCTGTATGTATTGAAGTGTTTCTGTTGTGTGATGGAGCAGCTAAGCAGCTGTTAGCTGCTATGATATTTACATCATGATGTGATTCAATGTTGTGCCTTGTGCATAGTAAACATGTCCGGTCAAAATTCCTCTGATAAAGCTTATATATACATTTCATAATAAAGTCAAcatagaattttgaaatttaggaTGAAGAATTTTGATAATTAGAAATGAATGAAGGTATACCATGGGCTGTCAAAAGTGTGTGATCCTCAAATGTGGGCATTACAGTGTGGCTGAGAGTGAGAGCCCAAAAAGATTGTTAGGGCTATcctttctcaatttttttaaaaaaaaacactattcCCTTGGTCCTAACTGCCAGTAAATCACATATTTTATGGACGCTTTCCATAGTTTTGGACAGACTCGCATCTGTTTTGCAGTGCTCTTTCCATTTACACAGGAGCATTATCTTACTTTGCTCCTCTGTTTTGCACCTCCATTTGCCTTTCTTTGTACTGAaatatgaaatattaaaaataattccCTAAGATGAGAGCACATTTCTTTTGTACTGATATATtacttcatttttctttttcatttagtCTGTATTAGCTTgaactttctatttttaaataacattccttttTCTGTATTTCTATTGATGATATACAAGCGGGCCTTTTTATTTCCTTGCTGATTTTCTTAAAAGAGATACTATATGAGGTTTACCCTAAAGGCTCATCTGTGATTTATTCTCAACATCCTAATTCCATAATTACTGTATGTCTTTTACCCCAAAGgttcatattttcatttttcgaTTGCTTTATTCTCAACAGCCTAATTCCATCATTCTAGCAGTATCTCCAGCCAATCAAGACATAGCAACTTCTGATGCTATTAAACTTGCCAGGGAAGTTGATCCCACAGGTACTTTTTAAATGCTTTTCTGAATGGCCAATAATTTCCTTGCTTGTTTATAGTTTCGGACTAAAATTCTGGTCTAATGATCACTCTAGGTGAAAGGACATTTGGAGTTTTGACAAAGCTAGATTTGATGGACAAAGGAACTAATGCTTtggatgtaatttttttctCCTCGTCTTGTTTGAGTTGTTTCCTATCCCTTATGTTCATATTTGAAACATGTAACTTATATGTTCCTCTTATCCACTTTTATTCCCTCAAGGTCCTGGAGGGAAGATCTTACCGTCTGCAACATCCCTGGGTTGGCATAGTAAATCGGTCTCAGTCGGACATCAATAAAAATGTTGATATGATTGTTGCTAGACGGAAGGAGCGTGAATATTTTGCAACCAGTCCTGATTATGGGCACTTGGCCAATAAAATGGGTTCAGAATACCTTGCAAAGCTTCTCTCAAAGGTTTCCTTCTTAAGTATGTTCTTTGCTAGTCTTTTATGAGATGGATTATCATCTTAATCATGTGAGCTTATTTCTGTAGCACTTGGAGTCGGTAATTAAGGCAAGGATACCTAGTATAACGTCTTTAATAAACAAAAGCATTGAGGAACTTGAATCAGAGATGGATCATCTTGGGAGACCTATTGCTCTTGATGCTGGGGTAGGTGGCTTGTACTTTTGGTGATTTCTTTTTAAGAGTAAGGTTCTTATTCTGATGTCCTCTTGAGTATTTGCTGAATGTTATCATCTGTTTCAGGCTCAACTATACACTATCCTAGAACTTTGCCGAGCATTTGAACGGATATTCAAGGAGCATTTAGATGGAGGGTAAATATCTTCTATTATCACTGATGAACTGGTTGATAGGTCTTTATGTTTACacaaatttctttaaattttttaggcgGCCAGGAGGTGACAGGATTTATAATGTCTTTGACAATCAGCTTCCCGCTGCATTGCGAAAGCTTCCATTTGATCGTCATTTTTCTCTCCAGAATGTAAGGAAAGTGGTGTCAGAGTCGGATGGTTATCAGCCTCACTTGATTGCCCCAGAGCAAGGTTACAGGCGCCTGATTGAGGGGGCTCTTGGTTACTTTAAAGGCCCAGCTGAAGCTTCAGTAGATGCTGTAAGCAGTCTTATTGTCTTCTCTGATTTATGATTTTCATGCAACAGCTAAAGAAGTGAGCTGTCTGTTGATTTTTTTGTAGGTTAATTTTGTCTTAAAAGAACTCGTGAGGAAATCAATAGCTGAAACTCAGGTAACTTTCAAGTGTATTTTGACTTACCTTCTTCATGAAGTGATAGTTTGTGGAGATACTAACATATGTCTGAGCAGGAACTGAAGCGATTCCCAACTTTTCAAGCTGAACTAGCTGCTGCTGCAAATGAGGCTTTAGAAAGGTTTCGTCAAGAAGGTAAGAAGACAACTCTCCGGCTTGTAGATATGGAATCCTCATATCTCACTGTGGATTTCTTCCGGAGACTACCTCAAGAAGTGGAGAAAGCTGGAAGTCCTGCTCCCTCAAATGTAGATCGATATGCAGAAGGTCATTTCAGGAGAATTGCATCAAATGTGTCGTCTTACATAGGACTGGTGGCAGACACACTCAGGAACACAATTCCAAAGGCGGTTGTTTATTGTCAGGTCAGACAAGCAAAACAGTCGTTGCTTAACCATTTCTATGCACAAATAGGGAAGAAAGAGGTATGTTTTCTCTTGCTCTCACTTTATGTCTATTGTTTATTACTTTATTTCATATGACCATGATTGTTAGTATCAAATTTAACTTGTAGGCTAGATAGATTTTTATAGTTGTTGACAAGACTGCTATATATAAgagttcacttttttttttccaatatgGATTGTTGCAGATTTACTCCTTAAGATTTACCCATATTGACCGTCAAAACTTAAGTATATAGTTTTGTGGTGCCTCTGTGATACTTGATTTATTCACCCTTCACCTTGTTTTGGTAACACACTTACAATAGTAATAGTATGCTGTTTAAGTCAAGCTCCACCACTGATCAAGTGAATTTGTCAATGTTTTTCTATATTTCATGATataagctcatcttcttctactttgatttttaatttgaaatgtgTTTATATCCTcctatattttacaaaatgttGGACATTATTACTATGTACTTGTCTTGCATAGTTTCAATATATCCTTAATATGATTTTACCTGGTGTAGGGTAAACAGCTATCTGAAATGTTGGACGAAGACCCTGCATTGATGGAGAGGAGAATACAGTGTGCAAAAAGGCTTGAACTATATAAAGCAGCAAGGGATGAAATTGATTCTGTATCTTGGGTACGATGAGCCTAGCTGGATGTCTTCCTCGCTTTGGACTAACTGATAACAATCATGGGTTGGCTTGACCCAGATGTAATttacatatttattattttattgttgagACAATTAAATACCTCTATTTATTCTAGGGTAACATTGGAGTTAAGTTGATTTTCTGAACATGTGATGTACATCCCAATCCAGTACAGACCAAGATCTTAACTGTGATATGTAAAATAAATTTGCATATTTTCTCTGTATTCTGATTCTTTGCTCTGTTACATTCTTGAATCTTGGCTATACCATTTATTGGTTCAATGCTTTAATTTGTTACTTTTCTTGAGACTTGTATATGATTAACAAGTGCAGGCTAATTTGGCAAAATAGTAATCTGCAACAAACAAGACAAGTTCTGAGCTAACAACCAACCTTCTAAATCACACTTTAAAATACATAATCAATGCTAGTCAGTCACGAAACATTCCAATTTTTTTCCAGATATGCTCGACAATATCAGCCTTCAACTTGTGATGTGCACTTGGATCGCGTAACCCAGATCTTGAACGAACATGATTATGAAACGAGGGTAGTATCTCAGATGAGAATTGTTGTGTTGGAAGTTGGAACAACTTGTATTTCCTTGATCAAAGTTGTTCCAGATTTGTGCATATGTATCACGTTCATTCTCGACAATCatattatataatatgataCAAGTCCTCATGATGATAGCCGATAGAAACATGGATCAAGAGATGGGCCTTGAAGCTGAGCCCAAACCAAAGAAAGGAAAGAGAATTATGAATGATGAGGTGGACAAGTGATGATGTGCATGAGAGTGAGTGCTATAAAGTTGGTGTCGGTGAGGGAATAATATTCATGCTAGAAGTGGTTATTTTGTGGGGTTACTTTGTGACTTGGGGAGCATTTTGTTGGTTTTGGGGCTATTAGCATTTTGCAGTTTTTATGCTATTTTCTCTTTGTAATTGCAGAGTATCATTAATACAATTTTCCAATTTCTTTATACTTTCTGCGTACTTTCACTATTTCATTGCTTATTTCATACACACACCTACCAATAGCCAAGTCACTCACTTATATCCCACATTTGGGTTGGTTCACGAATGATTTGAAAACGAGCTTGTAGCACTTCAAATGCACACTCCA
This genomic interval from Trifolium pratense cultivar HEN17-A07 linkage group LG6, ARS_RC_1.1, whole genome shotgun sequence contains the following:
- the LOC123889202 gene encoding phragmoplastin DRP1E, giving the protein MTTMESLIGLVNRIQRACTVLGDYGGADGNSFNSLWEALPSVAVVGGQSSGKSSVLESIVGRDFLPRGSGIVTRRPLVLQLHKVESGTQEYAEFLHLPRRKFTDFALVRQEIEDETDRVTGKSKQISPIPIHLSIYSANVVNLTLIDLPGLTKVAVEGQSESIVQDIEAMVRSYVEKPNSIILAVSPANQDIATSDAIKLAREVDPTGERTFGVLTKLDLMDKGTNALDVLEGRSYRLQHPWVGIVNRSQSDINKNVDMIVARRKEREYFATSPDYGHLANKMGSEYLAKLLSKHLESVIKARIPSITSLINKSIEELESEMDHLGRPIALDAGAQLYTILELCRAFERIFKEHLDGGRPGGDRIYNVFDNQLPAALRKLPFDRHFSLQNVRKVVSESDGYQPHLIAPEQGYRRLIEGALGYFKGPAEASVDAVNFVLKELVRKSIAETQELKRFPTFQAELAAAANEALERFRQEGKKTTLRLVDMESSYLTVDFFRRLPQEVEKAGSPAPSNVDRYAEGHFRRIASNVSSYIGLVADTLRNTIPKAVVYCQVRQAKQSLLNHFYAQIGKKEGKQLSEMLDEDPALMERRIQCAKRLELYKAARDEIDSVSWVR